Proteins from a genomic interval of Onychostoma macrolepis isolate SWU-2019 chromosome 17, ASM1243209v1, whole genome shotgun sequence:
- the fcf1 gene encoding rRNA-processing protein FCF1 homolog, translating into MGKQKKQKKYATMKRMISLKDQRIKEQDRAKTQKKKKEDPSVIKEQEVAKYPSCMFFQYNTQLGPPYYILVDTNFINFSIKAKLDVVQSMMDCLYAKCVPCITDCVMAELEKLGMKFRVALRIAKDPRFDRLPCSHKGTYADDCLVQRVTQHKCYIVATVDRDLKRRIRKIPGVPIMYISNHRYNIERMPDDYGAPRM; encoded by the exons Atg GGGAAacagaagaaacagaaaaaatatgCTACCATGAAAAGAATGATCAGTTTAAAGGATCAGAGGAT AAAAGAACAGGACAGGGCAAaaacacagaagaagaagaaagaagatcCCTCAGTCATTAAAGAACAAGAAGT AGCAAAGTACCCATCTTGTATGTTCTTTCAATACAACACCCAGCTTGGACCTCCATATTATATCCTTGTTGATACCAACTTTATCAACTTTTCTATTAAGGCCAAATTAGATGTTGTCCAGTCAATGATGGACTGCCTCTATGCTAAAT GTGTTCCTTGCATAACGGACTGTGTGATGGCTGAGCTTGAGAAATTAGGGATGAAGTTTCGAGTGGCTTTGCG GATTGCAAAAGATCCCCGCTTTGATCGATTACCTTGCTCACACAAAGGAACATATGCTGATGACTGCTTGGTGCAAAGAGTAACACAG CACAAATGTTACATTGTGGCCACGGTGGACAGAGACCTAAAAAGGAGGATTCGGAAGATCCCAGGTGTCCCCATCATGTACATCTCCAATCACAG